A single genomic interval of Blattabacterium sp. (Nauphoeta cinerea) harbors:
- the rodA gene encoding rod shape-determining protein RodA, whose product MIKRNKILFRNIDWIVIFIYIFMTFFGHMNLYSVSPEKAEKQFIWILLSFIFIFIIFLFKPIHYKHIAPFFFLFTLFLLIGVFFFGKNINGSKSWYVFGPISFQPSELTKISTSLMIAHIMSQEDIENNNKALLHISIILILPAFLIFLQPDPGSSIVFSSFLLTLYREGLSISFILYFLFYILLFVVSLNLSPWIVVLFLFIIFIFFFIFKKKTTSFVDLFFYIFLFISFSVFSISSPFFFQKFLKQHHKDRINILFRNEFDRKYRGNVGYNLLYSKTAIGSGKFLGKGYKKGTITKGKFVPEQHTDYIFCTVGEEWGFIGSTILIIFYLLFISRIYFLSERQKDVFVRIFGYSVGNIIFIHFVINLGMVMGLFPTIGIVLPFFSYGGSSLWSFTVLLFIFMRMDVSDQTSLI is encoded by the coding sequence TTGATAAAAAGAAATAAAATATTATTTAGAAACATAGATTGGATAGTTATATTCATCTATATTTTTATGACTTTCTTTGGGCATATGAATTTATATTCCGTTTCTCCAGAAAAAGCAGAAAAACAATTCATATGGATATTATTGAGTTTTATTTTCATATTTATTATTTTTTTATTTAAACCCATTCATTATAAACATATAGCTCCATTCTTCTTTTTATTTACATTATTTCTTTTAATTGGAGTATTTTTTTTCGGAAAAAATATAAATGGATCAAAATCTTGGTATGTTTTTGGTCCTATTAGTTTTCAACCATCTGAATTAACTAAAATATCAACATCTTTAATGATAGCTCATATTATGAGTCAAGAAGATATTGAGAATAATAATAAAGCATTATTACATATATCTATCATATTAATATTACCTGCTTTTTTAATATTTTTACAACCTGACCCAGGTTCTTCTATAGTTTTTTCCTCTTTTCTTCTCACTTTATATAGAGAAGGATTATCTATTTCTTTTATACTCTACTTTTTATTTTATATATTATTATTCGTAGTTTCATTAAATTTATCCCCCTGGATTGTAGTTTTATTCTTGTTTATTATTTTCATTTTTTTCTTTATTTTTAAGAAAAAAACAACATCATTTGTCGATCTATTTTTTTATATATTTTTATTCATTAGTTTTTCAGTTTTTTCTATTTCTTCTCCCTTTTTTTTTCAAAAATTTTTAAAACAACATCATAAAGATAGAATTAATATTCTATTTCGAAATGAATTTGATAGAAAATATAGAGGAAATGTAGGATATAATTTATTATATTCTAAAACAGCTATTGGATCTGGAAAATTTTTAGGAAAAGGATATAAAAAAGGAACTATTACAAAGGGAAAATTTGTTCCTGAACAACATACGGATTATATTTTTTGTACAGTAGGAGAAGAATGGGGGTTTATAGGAAGTACAATTTTAATTATATTTTATTTACTGTTTATTAGTCGTATTTATTTTTTGTCTGAAAGACAAAAAGACGTTTTTGTAAGAATATTTGGTTATTCAGTTGGGAATATTATTTTTATTCATTTTGTTATTAATTTAGGTATGGTTATGGGACTTTTTCCTACAATAGGAATTGTCTTACCTTTTTTTAGTTATGGAGGATCATCTCTTTGGTCTTTTACTGTTTTATTATTTATATTTATGAGAATGGATGTATCGGATCAAACCAGTTTGATCTAA
- a CDS encoding NAD(P)H-hydrate dehydratase, with amino-acid sequence MISSEKNRKLTKLKIINSFKKMKILSLNQIRKADQYCIDSESISYVQLMERASKGCFDWIINNKYFKIRKIPFIVLVGNGNNGGDGLSLSYMLYSYGATVSIYVLNISNHFSNEFLINKNKILQHKINFMTLDEGSKFPFLNQESYLIDAIFGIGFNRPINQYWKHFFRYINNKKFKAVISIDVPSGLFIEKNHENFEGIIKATHTLTFQVPKLSFLLPDYENYVGKWYLINIGWKINFIQKIQVHNFYIDPVYIHAIYKKKIRKKFSHKGNYGHGMIIGGSFGMIGSVVLSATASFRSGIGKLSVYVPYCGYQIIQNTLPEAIVNTDLKEHYISNIVIPNKNINAIGIGMGMGVHPKTVYALESFLLKNKKIPMVIDADAINILSNQLQLLDLLPKETILTPHPKEFQRLSKSWKNDYEKLHLLKEMSKKYTIFIVLKGAHSVISTPNGDLYFNSTGNPGMATAGSGDVLTGMIMSFLSQGFSPKESCIMGVYFHGLSGDIASQKLNEESIIANDIINHIGEAYLKNKNLNNINEKTSDFV; translated from the coding sequence ATGATCTCATCTGAGAAAAATAGAAAACTTACAAAATTAAAAATAATAAATTCATTTAAAAAAATGAAAATTCTTTCTTTAAATCAAATTAGAAAAGCCGATCAATATTGTATTGATTCAGAATCAATTTCTTATGTTCAACTAATGGAAAGAGCATCTAAAGGTTGTTTTGATTGGATTATTAACAATAAATATTTTAAAATTAGAAAAATTCCATTTATAGTGTTAGTAGGAAATGGAAATAATGGAGGAGATGGACTTTCTTTATCTTATATGTTATATTCATACGGGGCCACAGTTTCTATATACGTACTAAATATTTCCAATCATTTTTCAAATGAGTTTTTAATCAATAAAAATAAAATATTACAACATAAAATAAATTTTATGACTCTTGATGAAGGATCAAAATTTCCTTTTTTGAATCAAGAAAGTTATCTTATTGATGCTATCTTTGGAATAGGATTCAATCGTCCAATTAATCAATATTGGAAACATTTTTTTCGTTATATCAACAATAAAAAATTTAAAGCGGTTATATCTATAGACGTTCCATCTGGGCTTTTTATTGAAAAAAATCATGAAAATTTTGAGGGAATAATCAAAGCGACTCACACTTTGACTTTTCAAGTTCCAAAATTATCTTTTTTATTACCAGATTATGAAAATTATGTTGGAAAGTGGTATTTGATAAATATTGGATGGAAAATTAATTTCATTCAAAAAATACAAGTTCATAATTTTTATATAGATCCTGTCTATATTCATGCTATATATAAAAAAAAAATAAGAAAAAAATTTTCACATAAAGGAAATTATGGGCATGGAATGATTATAGGTGGAAGTTTTGGAATGATAGGATCTGTTGTCCTTTCCGCAACTGCTAGTTTTCGTTCTGGAATAGGAAAATTAAGTGTATATGTCCCTTATTGTGGATATCAAATTATACAAAATACGCTTCCAGAGGCTATTGTAAATACAGACCTAAAAGAACATTATATCAGTAATATTGTTATTCCTAATAAAAATATCAACGCAATAGGAATCGGAATGGGAATGGGTGTTCATCCTAAAACTGTATATGCTCTAGAATCTTTTTTATTAAAAAATAAAAAAATCCCAATGGTAATTGACGCAGACGCTATAAATATATTGTCAAATCAATTACAATTATTAGATCTTCTTCCGAAAGAAACTATTCTTACTCCCCATCCAAAAGAATTTCAAAGATTATCTAAATCATGGAAAAATGATTATGAAAAATTGCATCTTTTAAAAGAAATGTCTAAAAAATATACAATTTTTATTGTATTAAAAGGTGCACATTCCGTTATTTCAACGCCTAATGGGGATCTGTATTTTAATAGTACAGGAAATCCAGGAATGGCAACAGCAGGGAGTGGCGATGTTCTTACTGGAATGATTATGAGTTTTTTATCCCAAGGATTTTCTCCAAAAGAATCATGCATCATGGGAGTTTATTTTCACGGGTTATCAGGGGATATTGCATCCCAAAAATTAAACGAAGAATCTATTATAGCTAACGATATTATTAATCATATAGGTGAGGCTTATTTGAAAAATAAAAATTTAAATAATATTAATGAAAAAACTTCAGATTTTGTGTAA
- the lnt gene encoding apolipoprotein N-acyltransferase has product MGLGWPTEGNPIYLFIAFVPLLYIENYLNDSSFYVFLFSFIPFLIWNAISTWWLSYAKRTNGTFAVEAYLIPVLLNAIFMSIVFCFYSCIKKKHIKDKKIGYTFLICLWILFEKMHLEWELSWPWLNLGNGFANRTKWIQWYEYTGILGGSVWIWIVNIGLTESIVQYKNDKKVFFLYQRIFINIGIIFFMIFISNLIYIKYKDCQCEHTANVLILQPNIDPYNQKYYISTNELISNLKKLIDKKISKESMIIIAPETMFPMKIQIKDMGRNKIISAFKDYLKNKSPNTVFITGVELITLYHHKNKTKTSIPFFSKKIKNMQWIDVFNSAIQIGNNENIEFHHKSKLVPAVETFPYKKFFLPILGNILLNFGGTVMELGKENSPSIFQHPYLGIRIAPIICYESVFGEYVSNFFKKNVDLMVILTNDGWWGFSQGHKQHMYYARIRAIENRKSIARSANTGISCFIDEKGEIISYIPYGKEGVLYNKIHLNKKKTFYIQYGDFISKISLLTIIIILLYPITYNIIYSHRLHKI; this is encoded by the coding sequence TTGGGATTAGGATGGCCTACGGAGGGAAATCCTATATATTTGTTTATTGCTTTTGTCCCTTTGCTATATATAGAAAATTATTTGAATGATTCTTCATTTTATGTTTTCTTATTTTCTTTTATTCCTTTTTTAATATGGAATGCTATTTCTACATGGTGGTTATCTTATGCAAAAAGAACTAATGGAACTTTTGCTGTAGAAGCTTATTTAATTCCTGTGTTATTGAATGCTATTTTTATGTCAATTGTTTTTTGTTTTTATTCGTGTATTAAAAAAAAACATATAAAAGACAAAAAAATAGGATATACATTCTTAATTTGTTTATGGATTTTATTCGAAAAAATGCATTTAGAATGGGAATTATCTTGGCCATGGCTTAATTTAGGAAATGGTTTTGCGAATCGTACAAAATGGATTCAATGGTATGAATACACGGGAATTTTGGGAGGATCTGTATGGATATGGATAGTTAATATTGGATTAACAGAATCCATTGTTCAATATAAAAATGATAAGAAAGTATTTTTCTTATATCAGAGAATATTTATTAATATAGGAATAATTTTTTTCATGATTTTTATTTCAAATCTTATATATATAAAATATAAAGACTGTCAATGCGAACATACTGCAAATGTATTAATTTTACAGCCTAATATAGATCCATATAATCAGAAATATTATATTTCAACAAATGAATTGATTTCGAATTTAAAAAAGTTAATAGATAAAAAAATATCTAAAGAATCTATGATTATCATTGCTCCAGAAACTATGTTTCCAATGAAAATACAGATAAAAGATATGGGAAGAAATAAAATAATCTCTGCATTTAAAGATTACTTAAAAAATAAATCTCCAAATACAGTGTTTATAACAGGAGTAGAATTAATCACTTTATATCATCATAAAAACAAAACTAAAACCTCCATTCCTTTTTTTTCAAAAAAAATAAAAAATATGCAATGGATAGATGTTTTTAATTCTGCAATTCAAATAGGAAATAATGAAAATATTGAATTTCATCATAAATCTAAACTAGTCCCAGCAGTAGAAACTTTTCCTTATAAAAAATTTTTTTTACCTATATTAGGAAATATATTGCTTAATTTTGGGGGGACTGTAATGGAACTTGGAAAAGAAAACTCTCCCTCTATTTTTCAACATCCTTATTTAGGAATCAGAATAGCTCCAATTATTTGTTATGAATCCGTTTTTGGAGAATATGTTTCTAATTTTTTTAAAAAAAATGTGGATTTAATGGTTATTCTTACAAATGATGGATGGTGGGGCTTTTCACAAGGACATAAACAACATATGTATTATGCTCGAATTAGAGCAATTGAAAATCGAAAATCTATAGCTAGATCTGCAAATACAGGAATTTCTTGTTTTATTGACGAAAAAGGAGAAATCATTTCATATATTCCTTATGGAAAAGAGGGGGTTTTATATAATAAAATACATCTCAATAAAAAGAAAACTTTTTACATTCAATATGGAGATTTCATTTCAAAAATAAGTTTATTGACAATAATTATAATTTTATTATACCCCATCACGTATAATATAATTTATTCTCACAGATTACACAAAATCTGA
- the mrdA gene encoding penicillin-binding protein 2 — MKKLYKFYILLSTVGIILIIRLFYIQIYTEKYTLNAFNTSIKQEIIIPERGSIFDRNENLLVFNKSIYELTVIPILVDEHFNIIEFCNLVGIEKNTFSRNLEKAKAYSKYLPSVFLPFLSKEKFATIQEKLYKYKGFDWTKRSLRDYKVESSANVLGYIGEVTQKDIKKESNYYQMGDFIGWAGVEKSYEKILRGKKGVKYWVRDRKGCIIGSYNNRKNNVKAVSGYDISLTIDWNLQNYAEQLMFQKKGGIVAINPKNGEILSLVSSPINNPNLFVGVNRSKEFKKLMKDTIDNPLFDRTTQARYPPASPFKLLTELAGLQMGVVNTNTTFICYKGFKYGKKRIHCHSGVHGYPIGIETATAVSCNNYFAQVYKRVIEKYPKNLTKGVNEWCDIIKSFGFGNYLYNDLATGEKGIIPSGDYYNKKYGTTKWNAITIISNSIGQGEINVTPIQLANMVCAIANKGFFYTPHIVRKINHKLISNPNYTVAKHTKVESKYFDFIINGMEKVFMIGTGKSFKSSDIRMAGKTGTSQNFIKVNHKTVSLPDHSIFILFAPVEDPKIAISVIIENGGFGSRWAGPIASLIAEKYIKNNVNRKNLEKKIMTSGLQNVYNSIAKMKKLNNSYIKNYIDKKK; from the coding sequence TTGAAAAAATTATATAAATTTTACATTTTATTGAGTACTGTAGGCATAATTTTAATAATTAGATTATTTTATATACAAATATATACAGAGAAATATACGTTAAATGCTTTTAACACCTCTATTAAACAGGAAATTATCATTCCTGAAAGAGGATCTATTTTTGACAGAAATGAGAATCTATTGGTTTTTAATAAATCTATTTATGAATTAACAGTCATTCCTATTCTCGTAGATGAACATTTTAATATTATAGAATTTTGTAATCTTGTAGGAATTGAAAAAAATACTTTTTCTAGAAATTTAGAAAAAGCAAAAGCTTATTCTAAATATTTACCATCTGTTTTTTTACCTTTTCTTTCTAAAGAAAAATTTGCGACTATACAAGAAAAACTCTATAAATACAAAGGTTTTGATTGGACAAAACGTTCTCTAAGAGATTATAAAGTAGAAAGTTCAGCTAATGTTTTAGGATATATAGGAGAAGTGACTCAAAAAGATATTAAAAAGGAATCTAATTATTATCAAATGGGAGATTTTATTGGTTGGGCTGGAGTAGAAAAATCTTATGAAAAAATTCTGAGAGGAAAAAAAGGAGTAAAATATTGGGTAAGAGATAGAAAAGGTTGTATTATAGGAAGTTATAATAATAGAAAAAACAACGTCAAAGCTGTAAGTGGATATGATATTTCTTTAACCATAGATTGGAATTTACAAAACTATGCAGAACAACTTATGTTTCAAAAAAAAGGAGGAATAGTTGCTATAAATCCTAAAAATGGAGAAATTTTATCCTTGGTGTCCAGTCCTATTAATAATCCTAATTTATTTGTGGGAGTAAATCGTTCTAAGGAATTTAAAAAATTAATGAAAGATACAATTGATAATCCTTTATTTGATAGAACGACACAAGCTCGTTATCCACCTGCTTCTCCATTTAAATTACTTACTGAGTTAGCAGGTCTTCAAATGGGAGTCGTGAACACGAATACTACTTTTATATGTTATAAGGGATTTAAATATGGAAAAAAAAGAATTCATTGTCATTCTGGAGTTCATGGATACCCTATAGGAATCGAAACAGCAACTGCTGTTTCTTGTAATAATTATTTTGCACAAGTTTATAAACGTGTTATAGAAAAATACCCTAAAAATTTGACAAAAGGAGTAAATGAATGGTGTGATATTATCAAAAGTTTTGGTTTTGGAAATTATTTGTATAATGATTTAGCTACAGGAGAAAAAGGGATCATTCCTTCTGGAGATTATTATAATAAAAAATATGGAACAACAAAATGGAACGCGATTACGATTATTTCTAATAGTATTGGTCAAGGCGAAATAAATGTAACTCCTATACAGTTAGCTAATATGGTTTGTGCTATAGCAAATAAAGGTTTTTTTTATACTCCACATATAGTAAGAAAAATTAATCATAAACTTATATCTAATCCTAATTATACTGTAGCTAAACATACTAAAGTTGAAAGCAAATATTTTGATTTTATTATTAATGGAATGGAAAAAGTTTTCATGATTGGAACTGGAAAAAGTTTCAAATCATCTGACATTCGAATGGCAGGTAAAACAGGAACTTCGCAAAATTTTATTAAGGTAAATCATAAAACAGTTTCTTTACCCGATCATTCTATTTTTATATTGTTTGCTCCAGTAGAGGACCCTAAAATTGCTATTTCTGTTATAATAGAAAATGGAGGATTTGGATCTCGTTGGGCTGGACCTATTGCTAGTCTTATTGCAGAAAAATATATAAAAAATAATGTGAATAGAAAAAATCTTGAAAAAAAAATAATGACTTCAGGATTGCAAAATGTATATAATTCAATAGCAAAAATGAAAAAATTAAATAATTCTTACATAAAAAATTATATTGATAAAAAGAAATAA